A part of Drosophila ananassae strain 14024-0371.13 chromosome 2R, ASM1763931v2, whole genome shotgun sequence genomic DNA contains:
- the LOC6507044 gene encoding BCL2/adenovirus E1B 19 kDa protein-interacting protein 2 yields the protein MSLHYAESEPSQSDSQSKMDISETPTDSTGISPLADDGVTSAPEKNILEMENERENEKENAELELDLKSNATLDNRIVRPELLPIECLPQRQTIERTLANSHPLMSPTNTDSDSEPFLTRKPEKQQQRSNFPDVVPATETVQAKNSLNQSRSKPQDAKVSLLRANSPDILSSESDADVSQYLAAVESNFQSVSLMPNGNGKKSKRTTTLPGGEDISSLDSISNHSFDDDEDIEHNLASLSPSSSLIDGLDGEDDDDDCEGPELLPDNDDDLELEFGLATTPTPHAPANGASLPQYTAAEERRDSRNWQKITLPDGRTREIDMRVIEPYKRVLSHGGYLKSGGQNAIVIFSACHLPDRSRADYSYVMENLFLYVVKTLEQLVTDDYVLIYLHGGSNRRNVPPFPWLKRCYQLLDRRLRKSLKHMYLVHPTFWIKSLVWMARPFVSTKFWRKLVYVKSLEELGMHVVVEKAAIPEKVKQYDAKRH from the exons ATGAG TTTGCACTACGCGGAATCGGAGCCCTCGCAGTCGGACAGTCAGAGCAAGATGGACATCTCGGAGACGCCGACAGACTCCACGGGTATTTCACCATTGGCGGATGATGGAGTGACCTCAGCCCCAGAGAAAAACATCCTGGAAATGGAGAATGAAAGAGAAAACGAAAAGGAGAATGcagagctggagctggaccTCAAGTCGAACGCTACCCTGGACAATAGAATAGTACGTCCAGAGCTGTTGCCCATTGAGTGCTTGCCACAACGACAAACCATCGAGCGCACTCTGGCCAATAGCCATCCGCTGATGTCGCCCACTAACACTGATTCCGACTCTGAGCCCTTCCTAACCAGGAAACCGgaaaaacagcaacagcgcAGCAACTTCCCAGATGTGGTCCCGGCCACGGAAACGGTGCAGGCTAAGAACTCCCTTAACCAGTCGCGGAGTAAACCGCAGGACGCCAAGGTCAGTCTTTTGCGGGCTAACAGTCCGGATATTCTGAGCAGCGAATCGGACGCGGATGTCTCGCAATATCTGGCCGCCGTAGAGTCCAACTTCCAGTCTGTTTCGCTCATGCCGAACGGAAATGGTAAGAAGTCTAAGAGGACCACTACTCTTCCCGGTGGAGAGGACATATCTAGCCTGGACTCCATCTCAAATCACAGCTTCGATGATGACGAGGACATTGAACACAATCTGGCGTCTTTAAGCCCCTCGAGCTCCCTGATAGATGGTCTCGATGGGGAGGATGATGACGACGACTGTGAGGGACCGGAGCTCCTGCCCGACAATGATGATGacttggagctggagttcggCCTGGCCACTACGCCCACGCCACATGCTCCAGCCAACGGGGCCAGCTTACCGCAATATACAGCCGCCGAAGAGCGGCGCGACTCAAGAAATTGGCAAAAGATTACCTTACCGGATGGCCGTACCCGGGAAATAGATATGAGGGTGATTGAGCCCTACAAGCGGGTGCTATCTCATGGTGGCTATCTCAAGTCTGGTGGCCAGAACGCCATTGTGATCTTCTCGGCCTGTCACCTGCCGGATCGATCTAGAGCTGACTATAGCTACGTGATGGAGAATCTGTTTCTGTATGTCGTGAAAACGCTGGAACAGCTGGTCACGGACGACTATGTGTTGATCTATCTGCATGGAGGTTCAAACAGGCGCAATGTGCCCCCATTCCCTTGGCTCAAACG CTGCTACCAACTGCTAGACCGTCGTTTGCGCAAGAGCCTGAAACATATGTATTTGGTGCATCCCACTTTCTGGATCAAGTCGCTGGTCTGGATGGCCCGACCATTTGTGAG CACAAAATTCTGGCGCAAGCTGGTCTACGTAAAGTCCCTGGAGGAACTTGGCATGCATGTGGTGGTGGAGAAGGCGGCCATTCCGGAGAAGGTGAAGCAATACGATGCCAAGCGGCACTGA
- the LOC6492967 gene encoding microspherule protein 1, with the protein MESPQIAVSASIPVTVNAPSPSVSVATTSTLNKTTVGVTTPIAVPPSTATTIATPTVGPAATNTIAASSAAVIPTPILRNLPIELQNDQKRRSSSRTIKRKRFDDEIVEYNIVVPTNRSGADANRNSRPRTTSQNYPALIGVPHTTLAPLSIPTTAPETPQTPGSVDSLLPGTPSTVSTLPLVTPTTPAPPPTPLPVAPATAPSVVHPKAPAMERPAASERRSRPVRPASKKSQRRNGRPLGQMATKDLGRWKPIDDLALIIGIQQTNDLRIIHRGVKFSCKFTIQELQQRWYALLYEPAVSRIAVSAMRNLHPELVESVQRKALYSVQEEDLLGTIKSTEQPKLEQFQELLEKNASVFYCARTAKSLHNHWLLLKQYSLLPDQTAKPLYGTDQQPLSFSDAEDQIFEHDLNEPRDEALELERALADRRNKRDIRLLENELSRWGVLVDSVLGPTAASEFDNQTLACLCGRHVRYLMRSKEITFGRDAKDCVVDVDLSLEGPAAKISRRQGTIKLRSNGDFFIANEGKRAIFIDGTPLLSGNKARLAHNCTVEISGLRFTFLVNYELINAIRQESAKTSNPLN; encoded by the exons ATGGAATCCCCACAAATTGCAGTTAGTGCTAGCATTCCAGTAACAGTAAATGCCCCCAGCCCCTCTGTTTCGGTcgccaccaccagcacattaAACAAAACCACAGTAGGCGTGACAACACCTATTGCAGTCCCCCCCtcgacagcaacaacaatagcaacacCTACAGTGggaccagcagcaacaaacaCAATTGCAGCAAGCAGTGCGGCTGTAATTCCAACTCCTATTCTGCGAAATCTGCCAATTGAGTTGCAAAACGATCAAAAAAGAAGAAG TTCGTCGCGGACAATTAAAAGGAAACGTTTTGATGACGAAATAGTCGAGTACAATATTGTCGTGCCTACAAATCGGAGTGGAGCGGATGCCAATCGGAATAGCCGACCAAGAACTACATCTCAAAACTATCCGGCTTTAATAGGTGTGCCACATACCACGCTAGCACCCTTGTCCATACCAACAACCGCGCCGGAGACGCCACAAACGCCTGGCTCCGTAGACTCCCTGTTGCCGGGTACTCCAAGTACTGTTTCCACATTGCCGCTGGTGACGCCGACAACACCGGCACCACCTCCAACACCCTTGCCAGTTGCCCCAGCAACTGCACCCTCAGTAGTCCATCCGAAAGCTCCGGCTATGGAACGTCCGGCGGCTAGTGAAAGGCGCTCCCGTCCTGTGCGTCCGGCTAGCAAGAAATCCCAAAGGCGAAATGGTCGTCCTTTGGGGCAAATGGCCACCAAGGATCTGGGACGCTGGAAGCCAATAGACGACTTAGCCCTTATAATTGGAATACAGCAGACCAACGACTTGAGAATCATCCATCGCGGAGTGAAGTTCTCCTGCAAGTTTACAATTCAGGAACTGCAGCAGCGCTGGTATGCTCTGCTGTATGAGCCGGCTGTCTCCAGGATTGCAGTATCGGCCATGCGCAATCTGCATCCAGAACTGGTGGAGTCTGTGCAGCGAAAGGCTTTGTACAGTGTTCAGGAGGAGGACCTTCTGGGAACCATTAAGAGC ACGGAGCAACCTAAGTTGGAGCAGTTCCAGGAACTTCTTGAAAAGAACGCCTCTGTCTTTTACTGCGCTCGAACCGCCAAGTCTCTGCACAACCATTGGCTGCTGCTGAAACAGTACAGCTTGCTGCCAGATCAGACTGCCAAGCCGCTCTACGGCACCGATCAGCAGCCGTTGAGCTTCTCAGATGCCGAGGATCAGATCTTCGAGCATGATCTCAACGAGCCACGTGACGAGGCTTTGGAGTTGGAGCGAGCTCTAGCGGATCGACGCAACAAGCGTGATATACGCTTGCTGGAGAACGAACTATCCCGCTGGGGTGTCCTGGTGGATTCTGTCCTTGGACCCACCGCCGCCTCCGAGTTTGATAATCAGACCTTGGCGTGTTTGTGTGGCCGTCACGTGCGCTACCTGATGCGCTCCAAGGAGATTACGTTTGGCCGCGATGCCAAGGACTGTGTGGTGGATGTGGATTTGTCGCTGGAGGGTCCGGCGGCAAAGATCTCGCGTCGCCAGGGAACCATCAAGTTACGCAGCAATGGAGACTTCTTCATCGCGAACGAGGGCAAGCGGGCCATCTTCATAGACGGCACTCCACTGCTTTCGGGTAACAAGGCCCGCCTTGCCCACAACTGCACCGTGGAGATATCCGGCCTGCGCTTCACCTTCCTTGTCAACTACGAGCTGATCAACGCCATCCGTCAGGAGAGCGCCAAGACATCGAATCCTCTTAACTAA
- the LOC6492968 gene encoding uncharacterized protein LOC6492968, with protein sequence MKSWLLAFVTLAAVVSGGQGSQTPSANQYHIQTDEGPERYFRFQTDSGQFRKEKRLQDGTVIGTEAWIDAAGYLRQKDYIADKQGYRILKSKTIYVGVGRAVEDAIKSTKAAPAQSGVLVNGGSSGSLANSLGNYQRPSYGYVSSTTSTTTPAPPLPLSLESLDTGVGKLNYLPPEQAAKIEPQGQLGFDHYPDELPRARDQVLSTISGPVVHIQPNAEPLPEEELNAINVYDAEADRAFGHGQFGSVISSTTTARPLSLPSLDMLPPLSAHRRRLRPRPTPAPIGIVSSTPAPIAGGNLYGYSTPQPFVAPPYQYSPSTTAAPSTGYGYYAPVQSPLEVNSLESALLPPLPSRAYRRRLCPRPVQSNHLEELAASGYDGIGTTRNGFRYVLPKQYHEEETSPSDGKRAGSFGYVDPFGIRRVVYYNAAPGRGFVHRNNNQYVGANGAPFDEPGPAQLVNEQ encoded by the exons ATGAAGTCTTGGCTG CTGGCTTTTGTGACCCTGGCAGCAGTCGTTTCTGGTGGACAAGGAAGCCAGACGCCCAGTGCCAATCAATATCACATCCAGACGGACGAGGGTCCAGAGCGGTACTTCCGCTTCCAAACGGACAGTGGTCAGTTTCGAAAGGAGAAGCGTTTGCAGGATGGCACTGTTATAG GCACTGAAGCTTGGATTGATGCGGCAGGATATCTGCGCCAAAAGGACTACATTGCTGACAAACAGGGCTATAGAATTCTCAAGTCAAAGACCATTTATGTGGGAGTGGGACGTGCTGTTGAG GATGCTATTAAATCCACAAAAGCAGCGCCAGCTCAATCGGGGGTCCTGGTCAATGGTGGCTCCTCTGGATCCTTGGCTAACAGCTTGGGTAACTATCAGCGTCCCAGCTATGGCTACGTTTCCAGCACCACCTCCACTACCACTCCGGCTCCACCACTGCCACTCTCCTTGGAATCCCTGGACACTGGTGTGGGTAAGCTGAATTATCTGCCGCCAGAACAGGCAGCAAAGATTGAGCCCCAGGGACAGCTCGGATTCGATCACTACCCCGATGAGTTGCCTCGTGCTAGGGATCAAGTGTTGTCCACCATATCTGGTCCTGTGGTGCACATCCAACCGAATGCCGAGCCTCTTCCTGAGGAGGAACTGAACGCCATCAATGTCTATGATGCTGAAGCGGATCGTGCCTTTGGCCATGGACAATTTGGTTCAGTGATCAGCTCCACGACAACAGCTCGTCCACTTTCCCTACCTTCCCTAGATATGTTGCCGCCTTTGAGCGCCCATAGACGCCGCTTGCGTCCGCGTCCCACTCCTGCTCCCATAGGCATTGTTTCGAGTACGCCGGCTCCTATTGCTGGCGGAAATTTGTATGGCTACTCCACGCCGCAGCCATTTGTGGCGCCACCATACCAGTATTCACCGTCTACCACTGCCGCTCCCAGCACTGGATACGGGTACTATGCGCCTGTGCAATCGCCCCTGGAGGTGAACTCCCTGGAATCGGCTTTACTGCCGCCACTGCCTTCCAGGGCCTACCGAAGACGTCTGTGTCCAAGACCCGTCCAGAGCAATCACCTGGAGGAACTGGCGGCCAGTGGGTACGATGGCATTGGGACGACACGGAACGGATTCCGGTATGTGCTCCCCAAGCAGTACCACGAAGAAGAAACGAGTCCGTCGGACGGAAAACGGGCGGGAAGCTTCGGCTACGTGGATCCCTTCGGTATCCGGCGGGTAGTCTACTACAATGCGGCGCCTGGAAGGGGATTCGTCCACAGGAACAACAATCAGTATGTGGGCGCCAACGGAGCGCCCTTCGACGAGCCTGGTCCGGCGCAGTTGGTCAACGAGCAGTAG
- the LOC6492964 gene encoding gustatory receptor for sugar taste 64e translates to MARTTGNQAKRRRCVARIKFWRRSRVASDVTLGILKYKDPSKPLKRSLAFSIIKSFIRRLKKEDYKYSGTFQEAIKPVLIIAQIFALMPVRGVSSKFAEDLSFAWSSIRTYYALVTILCFGISSGYNVAFVANESFSFDSVETLVFYFSIFLISLSFLQLARKWPALAQEWQLVEAKLPPLKLSKDRKSLAQHIKVITIVATTCSLVEHMLSMMSLDYYVSSCPKWPERPIDSFLYLNLSAVFYFVDYTRFLGIIGKVVNVLSTFAWNFNDIFVMAVSVALASRFRLLNDYMLREAKMPTTANYWMQCRINFRSLCKLCELVDDAISGITLLCFSNNLYFICGKILKSMQTKPSISHTLYFWFSLAYLLGRTLILSLYSSSINDESKRPLSIFRLVPREYWCDELKRFSEEVHMDNVALTGMKFFRLTRGVVISVAGTIVTYELILLQFNHDEKVLGCNEG, encoded by the exons ATGGCCAGGACCACAGGAAATCAAGCCAAGCGGCGCAGGTGTGTCGCCAGGATTAAGTTCTGGCGAAGATCTCGCGTGGCCAGCGA TGTCACGTTGGGTATTCTCAAGTACAAAGATCCCTCGAAGCCACTAAAAAGAAGTTTAGCATTCTCAATTA TTAAATCCTTTATACGTCGTCTTAAAAAGGAAGACTATAAATACAGTGGTACTTTTCAAGAGGCCATCAAGCCAG tTTTAATTATAGCTCAGATCTTTGCTCTGATGCCTGTTCGAGGAGTAAGCTCCAAGTTCGCCGAGGATCTGTCGTTCGCCTGGAGCAGCATCCGCACTTACTACGCTCTAGTTACAATCCTTTGCTTTGGAATATCCTCTGGCTACAATGTGGCCTTTGTCGCAAATGAGTCCTTTAGCTTTGATTCGGTGGAGACACTGGTATTTTACTTTTCCATATTCCTCATCTCATTATCCTTTTTGCAACTGGCCAGAAAGTGGCCGGCTTTGGCTCAGGAGTGGCAATTGGTGGAGGCAAAGCTACCACCTCTGAAGCTATCCAAGGATCGGAAGTCTCTGGCCCAGCATATTAAAGTAATCACCATTGTGGCCACCACTTGCTCGCTGG TGGAGCACATGCTTAGCATGATGTCCTTGGATTACTATGTCAGTTCCTGTCCCAAGTGGCCGGAACGGCCCATTGATAGTTTCCTGTATTTGAACCTCTCGGCGGTATTTTACTTTGTGGATTACACCCGATTTCTGGGCATCATTGGAAAGGTGGTCAACGTGCTGAGCACCTTTGCCTGGAATTTTAATGATATTTTTGTGATGGCAGTGAGTGTGGCTTTGGCTTCAAGGTTCCGGCTTCTAAATGATTACATGTTAAGAGAGGCTAAAATG cCCACAACAGCAAACTATTGGATGCAGTGCCGCATCAACTTCCGGAGTCTTTGCAAACTCTGTGAACTGGTGGACGATGCCATTTCCGGCATAACTCTTCTCTGTTTCAGCAACAATCTTTACTTTATTTGTGGAAAAATCCTCAAGAGCATGCA GACTAAGCCCTCCATATCTCATACCCTTTACTTTTGGTTTTCCCTGGCCTATCTCCTGGGCAGAACCCTCATCCTTTCGCTTTATAGCTCCAGCATCAATGATGAATCCAAGCGACCATTGTCGATTTTTCGTCTAGTTCCCAGGGAGTATTGGTGCGATGAG CTCAAACGCTTCTCGGAGGAGGTGCACATGGACAATGTGGCTTTGACGGGCATGAAGTTCTTTCGACTGACACGCGGTGTTGTTATTTCG GTGGCTGGCACAATAGTGACATACGAGCTTATTCTGCTGCAGTTTAATCACGACGAAAAGGTTCTCGGCTGCAACGAGGGCTGA
- the LOC6492965 gene encoding gustatory receptor for sugar taste 64f produces MKFLPKLERRLCRLKKKMSRSPLMRKLDLIHESARKKAFQDSCDAYKTQIEMEYVVRNQPTKPSRSNKEVFLSDGSFHQAVGRVLLIAEFFAMMPVKGVTGKHPSKLSFSWRNIRTCFCVAFIASSLVNFSLSLFKVLNNPISFNSIKPLIFRSSVLLVLLVSLNLARHWPQLMMYWHSVEQDLPQYKSQAGRVKMGHTISMVMLVGMMLSLAEHILSMVSAINYASYCNRTADPIQNYFIRTNDEIFFVTSYSTPLAIWGKFQNVYATFIWNYMDMFVMIVSIGLASKFRQLNDDLRNFKGMNMAPSYWSERRIQYRNICILCERMDNAISLITMVSFSNNLYFICVQLLRSLNTMPSVAHAVYFYFSLIFLIGRTLAVSLYSASVHDESRLTLRYLRCVPKESWCPEVKRFTEEVISDEVALTGLKFFHLTRKLVLSVAGTIVTYELVLIQFHEDNDLWDCDQSYYS; encoded by the exons ATGAAGTTCCTGCCCAAGCTGGAACGCAGGCTCTGTCGCCTCAAAAAGAAGATGTCCAGGTCGCCGCTGATGCGTAAATTGGATTTGATACACGAGAG TGCCCGGAAAAAAGCCTTCCAGGATAGTTGTGATGCCTACAAGACCCAAATCGAAATGGAGTATGTAGTGCGCAATCAGCCGACCA aaCCCTCCCGCAGTAACAAGGAAGTGTTTCTCAGTGATGGCAGCTTCCATCAGGCTGTGGGCAGAGTCCTCCTCATCGCCGAGTTCTTTGCCATGATGCCAGTTAAGGGAGTTACCGGAAAGCATCCCTCCAAGCTGAGCTTCTCCTGGCGCAACATTCGCACTTGTTTCTGTGTGGCTTTCATAGCCTCCAGTTTGGTTAACTTTTCCCTGTCGTTGTTTAAGGTTTTGAACAATCCGATTAGCTTCAATAGCATCAAGCCCCTGATCTTCAGGAGTTCAGTTCTACTTGTTTTACTTGTCTCATTGAATCTGGCCAGGCATTGGCCCCAACTGATGATGTACTGGCACTCGGTGGAGCAGGACTTGCCGCAATACAAGTCCCAGGCAGGCAGGGTGAAGATGGGCCACACCATATCAATGGTGATGCTGGTGGGGATGATGCTCTCCCTGG CTGAGCATATTCTGAGCATGGTATCGGCTATTAACTATGCCTCATATTGCAATCGCACCGCCGATCCTATCCAGAACTATTTTATCCGCACCAACGACGAAATCTTCTTTGTGACCAGCTACTCCACTCCGTTGGCCATTTGGGGCAAGTTTCAGAACGTCTATGCCACCTTCATATGGAACTACATGGACATGTTCGTGATGATTGTCAGCATTGGATTGGCCTCCAAATTCCGGCAGCTCAACGATGACTTACGGAATTTTAAGGGAATG AACATGGCACCTAGCTACTGGTCGGAAAGACGCATTCAGTACAGAAATATTTGCATTCTTTGCGAACGTATGGATAACGCTATATCCCTGATAACAATGGTATCCTTTTCCAACAACTTGTACTTCATATGCGTTCAGCTACTGAGAAGTTTAAA CACCATGCCTTCGGTGGCCCATGCCGTGTACTTCTACTTTTCTCTCATTTTCCTCATTGGCCGTACTTTGGCGGTATCCCTGTACTCCGCCAGTGTCCACGATGAATCCAGGCTAACATTACGGTATTTAAGATGTGTGCCCAAGGAGTCCTGGTGTCCGGAAGTAAAGCGATTTACCGAGGAAGTTATAAGCGATGAGGTGGCTCTGACGGGCTTGAAGTTTTTCCATCTCACAAGGAAGTTGGTCTTGAGT GTTGCTGGTACTATTGTAACATATGAGCTGGTGCTCATCCAATTCCACGAGGACAACGACCTGTGGGACTGCGATCAGAGCTACTACTCCTAG
- the LOC6507043 gene encoding protein dpy-30 homolog: MPYGEGSINPAGAGGDLTKENANSDASLNGPAPFAACRKPRPDANSLNVRQYLDQTVAPILLHGLQALAKDRPSDPVSYLATYLLKNKNRCDEVNPEEE; this comes from the coding sequence ATGCCTTATGGAGAGGGAAGTATTAACCCGGCTGGAGCTGGAGGCGACTTGACCAAGGAGAACGCAAACTCCGATGCCTCCTTGAACGGGCCCGCCCCGTTCGCTGCCTGCCGCAAGCCCCGTCCGGACGCTAACTCCTTGAATGTCCGGCAGTATCTGGACCAGACAGTGGCCCCCATTCTGCTCCACGGACTCCAGGCTCTGGCCAAGGACAGGCCCAGCGATCCTGTGAGCTACCTGGCCACCTACTTGCTGAAGAACAAGAACAGATGCGACGAGGTTAATCCAGAGGAGGAGTAA
- the LOC6492969 gene encoding UDP-glucosyltransferase 2 has translation MKVFLLFPLLLLLLSGILETPEAANILGLVSTAEHNNPGWSQPLFDALLAKGHQLVLVSTAPAPAKTVEGLVYIHLPNDYDLMQKHFIRSDTGHYQEMRTLMQLLVWYEVQLGSCRAVMESDTMQSRKSELLMSLSLFDLIITDITHGMDCLLDLVGDASYKPILGLSAGKLTPDLLDLLNSENTINPAKIPHFISPMPRKMGFFNRFHNHNMFYSSPLVRWHIIRPALSTIVRPDNVYPNLQLALLNTHPSIDYVQNLPPGVVEVAGLHIKPEVQPLPNSIQKFADQFIDGIVYIDLPYIELMYGVGVDAMYKMMEDNPNCGFIWNVKKMKELPKTMWNLLTLHVDRSLKQDILGQSGVKGYINHADSFDIQEAVHFGVPMVVLPLILEEFNNAQRVMERSLGVVVSANGFNLDSLTVALKRILDEDIFTTSLYTAQQKFRTRLVSAIDLAVWHAEQLIAEPTLYLNLAQRETNAQNFFVAQSLDVLAIPLFLIIVVLVNFLQIGYYLYQGFCKSGKPVKELNLDVKPLKKRKKVQGNGSKIGEPANITLLEDSSDFQDVQDAEAELSIDEESKTLIDKKDD, from the exons ATGAAGGTGTTCCTTCTCTTcccgttgctgctgctgctgctttcgGGGATTTTGGAGACTCCGGAGGCAGCCAATATCTTGGGCCTGGTTAGCACCGCCGAGCACAACAATCCAGGATGGTCGCAGCCACTTTTCGACGCATTGCTGGCTAAAGGACATCAACTGGTTTTGGTTAGCACGGCACCAGCTCCGGCTAAGACGGTTGAAGGCTTAGTTTACATTCACTTGCCAAACGACTACGACCTGATGCAGAAGCACTTCATTCGATCCGATACGGGCCACTACCAGGAGATGAGAACCCTGATGCAGCTACTGGTGTGGTACGAGGTCCAGTTGGGCAGCTGCCGAGCTGTCATGGAGTCGGACACTATGCAGAGTCGAAAGTCGGAACTCCTCATGAGTCTCTCTTTATTTGATCTAATTATCACGGACATCACTCATGGAATGGACTGCCTTTTGGATCTTGTTGGAGACGCGAGTTACAAACCGATTTTGGGATTAAGTGCTGGGAAGCTAACTCCGGATCTACTTGACTTGTTAAACTCGGAGAACACTATCAATCCGGCCAAGATACCCCACTTCATCAGCCCAATGCCAAGAAAGATGGGTTTCTTCAATCGCTTTCACAATCATAATATGTTTTACAGCTCGCCTTT GGTTCGTTGGCATATTATCCGGCCGGCCTTGAGTACCATAGTCCGGCCGGATAACGTATACCCCAACTTGCAGCTGGCTTTGTTGAACACCCATCCCTCTATAGATTATGTTCAGAATCTTCCGCCTGGAGTAGTCGAGGTAGCCGGTCTCCATATCAAGCCCGAGGTGCAACCTCTTCCAAATAGTATTCAAAAATTCGCAGACCAATTTATTGACGGGATTGTTTACATCGATCTTCCTTACATCGAACTGATGTACGGGGTGGGCGTTGATGCCATGTACAAAATGATGGAAGACAATCCGAACTGCGGCTTCATTTGGAATGTGAAGAAGATGAAGGAGTTGCCGAAGACTATGTGGAATCTATTAACCCTGCATGTGGATCGGTCATTGAAGCAGGATATTTTGG GACAATCTGGAGTAAAGGGTTACATCAATCATGCAGATAGCTTTGATATTCAAGAAGCTGTACACTTTGGTGTTCCAATGGTTGTTTTGCCTTTAATATTAGAAGAATTTAAC AATGCCCAGCGTGTAATGGAGCGTAGCTTGGGAGTAGTAGTCTCCGCCAATGGTTTCAATCTGGACTCTTTGACCGTCGCTCTAAAACGAATCCTTGACGAAGACATCTTCACCACCAGTCTCTACACGGCACAGCAGAAGTTCCGGACCCGTTTGGTATCCGCCATAGACTTGGCCGTATGGCATGCCGAGCAGCTCATTGCCGAACCAACACTTTATCTAAACCTGGCTCAAAGGGAAACGAATGCCCAGAATTTCTTTGTGGCCCAGTCCTTGGATGTGCTGGCAATTCCCCTATTTCTTATAATCGTGGTGCTTGTAAACTTTCTACAAATTGGATATTATTTGTATCAGGGATTCTGTAAAAGTGGAAAGCCCGTTAAGGAATTGAATTTGGATGTGAAGCCTCTTAAGAAACGCAAAAAGGTCCAAGGAAACGGTAGTAAAATTGGAGAACCAGCAAATATAACGCTTTTGGAGGACTCTTCTGACTTCCAAGATGTACAAGATGCTGAGGCCGAGTTGTCAATCGATGAAGAATCAAAGACCTTGATTGACAAGAAAGATGATTGA
- the LOC6492966 gene encoding uncharacterized protein LOC6492966: protein MSQLESIEKLKRQHCIVCFYIMFGARVFNLSTDVSVFCRCLCLRNKSTSKTGDGLRQQGKIFRTLLGNRVKGSKKRWYPAQDEKFSRSDSQPTTGVSLSRPHASKSNNRRISVLNKLFMTNITDFLATSEISESIVGRGMQVSYVNITRDFSQVNVYWMGQGDEVANQALEQELFRCSGQLQHELSQLRLMGEVPRIRFHRDKTGIHLHQVQDLLSKLGRDEKLEAENTEDLKENNTERCSAATESSVVPKTWPKMRQDVLNLNHHLIMDKIYIKMRKSKEAWASYAREKSNLPKTEPNPDTEKSAKE from the coding sequence ATGTCTCAGCTGGAATCCATAGAAAAGCTGAAGCGGCAACACtgcattgtttgtttttatataatgtTTGGAGCtcgtgtttttaatttaagcaCCGATGTCAGCGTTTTTTGTCGCTGCCTTTGTTTAAGAAACAAAAGTACCAGCAAGACTGGCGATGGCTTAAGACAGCAAGGAAAAATCTTCAGGACGCTGCTGGGGAATCGAGTTAAAGGCAGTAAAAAACGCTGGTATCCGGCACAAGATGAAAAATTCAGCCGCTCGGATTCGCAGCCCACGACGGGTGTTTCTTTATCCCGTCCACATGCTTCGAAGAGCAACAACCGCCGCATATCCGTGCTCAACAAGCTCTTCATGACCAACATAACAGATTTCCTGGCCACCTCCGAGATCTCCGAATCGATTGTGGGCCGCGGAATGCAAGTGTCGTATGTGAACATCACCAGAGACTTCTCGCAGGTGAACGTCTACTGGATGGGACAGGGAGACGAAGTAGCCAACCAGGCTCTGGAGCAGGAACTCTTCCGGTGCAGTGGCCAACTGCAGCATGAGCTCTCCCAGCTCCGACTGATGGGTGAAGTTCCTCGTATCAGGTTTCATCGGGACAAGACTGGCATCCACCTCCATCAGGTGCAGGATTTGCTTTCCAAACTCGGTCGAGATGAGAAACTGGAGGCTGAAAACACCGAGGACCTGAAAGAAAACAATACAGAAAGATGCAGTGCCGCAACGGAATCAAGTGTTGTACCTaaaacttggccaaaaatgcGCCAAGACGTCCTGAATCTAAATCACCACCTGATAATGGACAAAATATACATCAAGATGCGAAAAAGTAAAGAAGCCTGGGCCAGTTATGCTCGGGAGAAATCCAACTTGCCAAAAACCGAACCAAATCCCGACACCGAAAAGAGCGCCAAGGAATAA